One genomic region from Gossypium hirsutum isolate 1008001.06 chromosome D13, Gossypium_hirsutum_v2.1, whole genome shotgun sequence encodes:
- the LOC107936840 gene encoding uncharacterized protein: MLGCECFCWHDKHSDYDEFTPLPQPQPFSLPSPIPDWPPGQGFATGKINLGELEVVKITKFEGVWSCDSLHGKAKGPTFYKPVGIPDGFFCLGYYCQPNDQPLRGYVLVAREREGSTPEVYRDYDSDSDFPALKKPVNYSLIWSSELDRNGCGFFWLPNAPMGYKAMGILVTDTPEEPDDDEVRCVREDLTETCEIKDTIHVAGAHPFQVWNTRPCKRGMCCKGVSVGTFFCSTYFVSENEELEIACLKNLDPTLHAMPDLSQIHALINHYGATVFFHPDEDCLPSSVQWFFKNGALLYEDGELKGKSIDYRGSNLPSGGTNDGAFWIDLPGDNNGRDNVKKGNLESAELYVHVKPAVGGTFTDIVMWIFCPFNGPANLKIGLMNIQMNKLGQHVSDWEHFTLRISNFTGELWQVYFSQHSGGEWVDAFDLEYIEGNKPIVYSSRHGHASFPHPGTYLQGSVKLGIGIRNDAARSKYFVDSSTRYKIIAAEYLGDGVVTEPCWLNYMREWGPTIVYDSRSELDRIINMLPFFVRFSVENIFDLFPTELYGEEGPTGPKEKDNWEGDERC, translated from the exons ATGTTGGGGTGTGAATGTTTTTGTTGGCATGATAAACACAGTGATTATGATGAGTTCACCCCTTTGCCTCAACCTCAGCCTTTTTCTTTGCCTTCTCCAATCCCAGATTGGCCTCCAG GTCAAGGATTTGCCACTGGAAAAATTAACCTAGGAGAACTAGAAGTGGTTAAAATCACCAAGTTTGAGGGTGTTTGGAGCTGCGATTCGTTGCACGGTAAAGCTAAAGGTCCCACATTTTACAAACCTGTTGGCATTCCGGATGGATTTTTCTGTCTCGGTTATTACTGTCAGCCAAATGACCAGCCCCTTCGAGGCTATGTTCTTGTGGCTCGTGAAAGGGAAGGTTCGACTCCAGAAGTTTATCGTGACTATGACTCGGATTCAGACTTTCCAGCTTTAAAGAAACCTGTTAATTACTCATTGATTTGGAGTTCAGAACTAGATCGCAATGGTTGTGGTTTCTTCTGGCTCCCGAACGCGCCGATGGGTTACAAAGCAATGGGAATTTTGGTTACCGACACGCCCGAGGAGCCTGATGACGATGAAGTAAGATGTGTTCGAGAAGATCTTACTGAGACTTGTGAAATTAAGGATACCATACATGTTGCCGGTGCACATCCATTTCAGGTTTGGAACACAAGACCATGCAAAAGGGGAATGTGTTGCAAGGGTGTTTCGGTTGGGACATTCTTTTGCAGTACCTACTTTGTTTCGGAAAATGAGGAATTGGAGATTGCGTGCTTGAAGAACCTGGATCCCACGCTACATGCAATGCCGGATTTAAGCCAGATTCATGCTCTCATCAACCACTATGGTGCAACGGTTTTCTTTCATCCTGATGAAGACTGTCTGCCCTCGTCGGTGCAATGGTTTTTCAAAAACGGTGCACTTCTATATGAAGATGGTGAGCTTAAAGGCAAATCTATTGATTATCGGGGCTCGAACCTGCCCAGCGGAGGGACAAATGATGGTGCATTTTGGATAGATTTGCCAGGAGATAATAATGGAAGAGATAATGTTAAGAAAGGAAACTTGGAGAGTGCAGAGCTATATGTTCATGTCAAACCAGCAGTGGGTGGAACATTTACGGATATTGTGATGTGGATATTTTGTCCCTTCAATGGACCGGCCAATCTCAAGATCGGGTTAATGAACATACAGATGAACAAACTTGGGCAACATGTAAGTGACTGGGAACACTTCACTCTCCGGATAAGCAACTTCACAGGGGAACTGTGGCAAGTTTACTTCTCACAGCATAGCGGTGGTGAGTGGGTTGATGCTTTCGACCTGGAATATATTGAAGGTAATAAGCCAATTGTTTACTCATCCAGACATGGACATGCTAGTTTTCCGCATCCCGGGACTTACCTTCAAGGGTCAGTGAAACTCGGGATAGGGATTAGGAACGATGCTGCACGAAGCAAGTATTTTGTCGACTCAAGCACTAGGTACAAGATTATTGCAGCAGAGTATCTTGGAGATGGAGTCGTTACAGAACCATGTTGGTTGAATTACATGAGAGAATGGGGTCCAACCATAGTATACGATTCACGATCTGAACTGGATAGGATAATTAATATGCTCCCCTTTTTTGTTCGATTTTCAGTGGAGAACATCTTTGACCTGTTTCCTACGGAACTTTATGGCGAGGAAGGACCAACCGGGCCGAAAGAAAAGGATAATTGGGAAGGAGATGAAAGATGTTAG
- the LOC107936830 gene encoding uncharacterized protein — protein MTLAGFDGFRIQRSDQTFLFLGEGYTSEDENLSLPPGSLVVLSHKEKEVTNALEGAGQQPTESEVAHEVALMSQTNMYRPGIDVTQAELVPHLNWRRQERSEMVGNWKAKVYDMLHVTVSVKSRSVPGAMTDEELFSVDDEERMAKGGDNDEYDDVLTAEERMQLDSALCLGNSDGLCDDDEHGVIECKENGSGASYENCESNGVAKDKKGWFGWNKKGSKNSDDPEDSKILKKFSKLAPEGSNQRHADSHKSSSEISKEDAVDGKKSKDKGSKKKKKKGAPSDAKHESEYKKGLRPVLWLTPDFPLKTEELLPLLDILANKVKAIRRLRELLTTKLPLGTFPVKVAIPIVPTIRVLVTFTKFEELQPVEEFSTPLSSPAHFQDSKSKEPEGSTSWISWMRGTRGGQPSDGESHRYKDEVDPFHIPSHYTWVDANEKKRRIKAKKAKSKKHKRQTTATKGGDGGQQVNEEVEE, from the exons ATGACACTTGCTGGATTTGATGGGTTCCGTATTCAAAGGTCAGACCAGACATTTCTGTTTCTAGGGGAAGGCTACACTTCTGAGGATGAGAATCTTTCTCTTCCTCCAGGCTCTTTGGTTGTTCTATCTCACAAGGAAAAAGAAGTTACAAATGCTCTGGAGGGGGCTGGTCAACAACCAACAGAATCAGAAGTTGCTCATGAAGTAGCATTGATGTCTCAAACTAACATGTATAGGCCTGGTATCGATGTTACTCAGGCTGAGCTTGTTCCTCATTTGAACTGGAGGCGACAAGAGAGAAGTGAGATGGTTGGGAACTGGAAGGCTAAAGTTTATGATATGCTTCATGTGACAGTGAGTGTGAAGTCAAGAAGTGTTCCTGGTGCAATGACTGATGAAGAGCTTTTTTCTGTGGATGATGAAGAAAGGATGGCAAAAGGTGGTGATAATGATGAGTATGATGATGTATTAACAGCTGAGGAACGGATGCAGCTGGATTCGGCACTTTGTTTGGGAAATTCAGATGGTCTTTGTGATGATGATGAGCATGGTGTCATTGAGTGCAAAGAAAATGGTTCGGGAGCTTCCTATGAAAATTGTGAATCAAATGGTGTTGCTAAGGATAAGAAGGGTTGGTTTGGCTGGAATAAGAAAGGTTCAAAGAATAGTGATGATCCTGAGGATTCAAAGATTTTGAAGAAGTTCTCAAAATTGGCCCCTGAAGGTAGCAATCAGAGACATGCTGATAGCCACAAATCATCTTCTGAAATTTCAAAGGAAGATGCTGTGGATGGCAAGAAGAGTAAAGATAAAGGcagcaaaaagaagaagaagaagggggCCCCTAGTGATGCTAAACATGAGAGTGAGTACAAAAAGGGCTTAAGACCTGTTTTGTGGTTAACACCTGATTTCCCTTTAAAGACAGAGGAACTCTTGCCTTTACTTGACATATTAGCCAACAAGGTCAAGGCTATAAGAAGACTAAGAGAGCTTTTGACAACTAAACTGCCATTGGGTACATTTCCAGTCAAG GTTGCCATCCCGATTGTCCCAACTATTCGGGTCCTTGTCACTTTCACGAAATTTGAGGAGCTTCAACCTGTGGAGGAATTCTCAACACCTCTTTCCAGCCCAGCCCATTTCCAGGATTCCAAGTCAAAAGAGCCAGAGGGATCAACATCATGGATTTCATGGATGAGAGGGACACGTGGAGGCCAGCCAAGTGATGGCGAGAGTCATCGGTATAAGGATGAGGTTGATCCTTTCCACATACCCTCCCACTATACTTGGGTCGATGCCAATGAGAAAAAACGTCGTATAAAAGCCAAAAAAGCAAAAAGCAAGAAGCACAAAAGGCAGACAACAGCGACCAAAGGTGGGGACGGAGGCCAGCAGGTGAATGAAGAGGTGGAAGAGTAA
- the LOC107922350 gene encoding uncharacterized protein — protein MYDRAFTCEICKFWLHPECALISHPSHSQHPLQLIYEDKHCCCNGCSGLSRNWLYRCQRCDFNLDLSCASSTTIPTPIDKEINHFCHHHTLTQFNYRKVSKYHPSCFWCVKLLSGICYVCLQCDSLRLCIHESCLINMPTVITEHPFHPSHPLYIIASSESIKDYHGSASSLVGGKGTSIGKLMEQDERNAESKVAEQNGSAICKACFLEISDEAYACKSCKYYMHKTCTNLPWEVLHPLHPHHSLKLLSEVRGKVFSCDGCRDVTAGFAYACSMCGFMLDVKCALLRVPKIETQRLKEMEERRPKSCLFNKAYQLSFFNIKAIFDECCSFCQRYVKGPAYSCSDCDVFLHESCLGFPREMKLQFHPLHPFHSLLDNSSKICHLCKREIWYDICYSCVQCDLHLHASCAKSLKRVLKSTSHIHNFIILDQILRPRALNTRCKNVENPEKCYVPILSVSVWNMIPSCMLNVLCHLHSNPTSILALLSLVLDSGQNYCDICEEERDPEDHEEEITAEGSSNMALDFPSTSGWAERECVSIDESEEDDQISIDEYSE, from the exons ATGTATGATCGGGCCTTTACTTGTGAAATCTGCAAGTTTTGGCTACATCCTGAGTGTGCTCTGATTTCACATCCTTCTCATTCTCAACACCCTCTTCAACTGATCTACGAAGATAAGCATTGCTGTTGTAATGGATGTTCTGGTCTTAGTCGAAACTGGTTATATCGGTGTCAACGTTGTGATTTCAACCTTGATCTCAGTTGTGCTTCTTCAACTACTATTCCAACTCCGATAGATAAAGAGATTAACCATTTCTGCCATCATCATACATTGACCCAATTCAACTATCGTAAAGTGAGCAAATATCACCCTAGTTGTTTTTGGTGTGTGAAGCTTTTGTCAGGAATCTGCTATGTTTGTTTACAATGTGACTCATTAAGGCTCTGCATTCATGAAAGCTGTTTGATTAATATGCCCACCGTGATCACAGAACATCCTTTCCATCCATCCCACCCGCTGTACATAATCGCTTCTTCCGAATCT ATTAAAGATTATCACGGTTCAGCTTCTAGCTTGGTGGGTGGCAAAGGTACTTCAATAGGGAAACTAATGGAGCAAGATGAGAGAAATGCAGAATCCAAG GTTGCTGAACAAAATGGAAGTGCTATTTGCAAAGCTTGTTTTCTGGAAATCTCAGATGAAGCCTATgcttgtaaaagttgtaaatacTACATGCACAAAACATGCACCAATTTGCCCTGGGAGGTGCTACATCCTCTTCACCCCCACCATTCTCTCAAGCTCTTGTCTGAAGTTAGAGGAAAGGTTTTCTCATGCGATGGATGTAGAGACGTTACTGCAGGGTTTGCTTACGCTTGCTCTATGTGCGGTTTCATGCTTGATGTGAAATGTGCTCTTTTACGGGTGCCTAAAATTGAGACTCAAAGGCTAAAAGAGATGGAGGAGAGACGACCCAAGTCATGCCTTTTTAACAAAGCTTATCAATTATCCTTCTTCAATATCAAAGCAATCTTCGACGAATGTTGCAGTTTTTGCCAAAGATATGTGAAGGGTCCGGCCTATAGTTGCAGCGATTGTGATGTTTTTCTTCATGAAAGTTGTCTTGGGTTTCCACGAGAGATGAAACTCCAGTTTCATCCACTACACCCATTTCACTCGCTTCTCGACAACAGTAGCAAAATTTGTCATCTCTGCAAAAGAGAGATCTGGTATGATATCTGCTATAGTTGTGTGCAATGTGATCTCCACCTTCATGCTTCTTGTGCTAAATCCTTGAAGCGGGTTCTGAAATCCACGTCTCACattcataattttattattttggaccAAATATTGAGGCCGAGGGCTTTAAATACGAGATGCAAAAATGTGGAAAATCCAGAAAAATGTTACGTTCCAATCCTCTCTGTTTCTGTATGGAATATGATACCAAGTTGCATGTTGAATGTGCTTTGCCACCTTCACTCAAATCCAACCTCCATCCTTGCACTCTTAAGCCTGGTTTTAGATTCAGGACAAAATTACTGTGacatttgtgaagaagaaagagatcCAGAAGATCAT GAAGAAGAAATTACAGCAGAAGGATCCTCAAATATGGCATTGGACTTTCCAAGCACCTCAGGCTGGGCTGAGAGAGAGTGTGTGTCCATTGATGAATCGGAGGAAGATGATCAAATTAGCATTGATGAATATTCAGAGTAG